The following coding sequences lie in one Glycine max cultivar Williams 82 chromosome 19, Glycine_max_v4.0, whole genome shotgun sequence genomic window:
- the LOC100804878 gene encoding calmodulin, protein MKDALREEQIGEFLEAFCLFDKDGDGCITIEELSTAIRSLDENPTVEELQIMMNEVDMDGNGTIEFGEFLNLMARKMKETEAEEELKEAFRVFDKDHDGYISPSELRSVMRTIGEKVTDEEVEQMVKEADLDGDGLIDYEEFVRMMLAD, encoded by the exons ATGAAGGACGCCTTGAGGGAAGAGCAAATTGGTGAGTTTTTGGAGGCCTTCTGTCTTTTTGACAAAGATGGAGATG GCTGCATAACCATCGAAGAATTAAGCACTGCAATCAGATCACTagatgaaaatccaacggtggAGGAGTTGCAAATTATGATGAACGAAGTGGACATGGACGGCAACGGAACCATAGAATTCGGGGAATTCTTGAATCTCATGGCCAGAAAAATGAAG GAAACTGAAGCAGAAGAGGAACTGAAGGAAGCTTTCAGGGTGTTTGACAAAGATCATGATGGTTATATATCGCCCAGTGAG TTGAGGTCTGTAATGAGAACTATTGGGGAGAAGGTGACAGACGAAGAAGTGGAACAGATGGTCAAAGAGGCAGATTTAGATGGTGATGGCCTCATTGATTATGAAGAGTTCGTGAGGATGATGTTGGCTGattaa